From Pandoraea norimbergensis, the proteins below share one genomic window:
- a CDS encoding N-acyl amino acid synthase FeeM domain-containing protein — protein sequence MFDLSQASDVLSITEVDNFPARGAANFANQADLREESLPFIVTIASDETGLRDAVAMRQAAYGRHLPDLAATLSEPEASDREPGSIVLVARARLDGAVIGTMRIQTNRYQALHLEDSAPLPEWLGDAALAEATRLGVVAGPVGRAVKTALFKAFYQYCLLSRIDWMVITARPPLHRQYEALMFVDVFPSQALIPMAHVGGIGHRVLALDVANARTRWQAAGHPLFGYMCLTHHPDLRLGMPAMDASVAFDRSAPGEASVGAHLRDLSFGADAVGCVPAGYSLAV from the coding sequence ATGTTTGACCTTTCACAAGCTTCCGATGTCCTCTCGATCACCGAAGTCGACAATTTCCCCGCCCGCGGGGCGGCGAACTTCGCCAATCAGGCGGATTTGCGCGAAGAATCGCTGCCGTTCATCGTCACCATCGCCAGTGACGAAACCGGACTGCGCGATGCCGTCGCCATGCGTCAGGCGGCTTATGGCCGCCATCTGCCCGATCTGGCCGCGACGCTGAGCGAGCCCGAGGCGAGCGATCGCGAACCCGGCTCCATCGTGCTCGTAGCCCGTGCCCGTCTGGACGGTGCGGTCATCGGCACGATGCGCATTCAGACCAACCGCTATCAGGCGCTGCATCTGGAAGACTCGGCACCGTTGCCGGAATGGCTGGGCGATGCGGCACTCGCCGAAGCCACTCGCTTGGGCGTGGTGGCGGGCCCGGTGGGCCGGGCCGTGAAGACTGCGCTCTTCAAGGCGTTCTATCAGTACTGCCTGCTCTCGCGTATCGACTGGATGGTGATCACCGCGCGTCCGCCGTTGCATCGTCAATATGAAGCGCTGATGTTCGTCGATGTGTTCCCGTCGCAGGCGCTCATTCCGATGGCGCATGTGGGCGGCATCGGTCACCGTGTACTGGCATTGGACGTCGCAAATGCCCGCACGCGCTGGCAAGCGGCAGGACATCCGCTGTTCGGCTATATGTGCCTGACGCATCATCCGGACTTGCGTCTGGGCATGCCTGCCATGGATGCATCGGTCGCGTTTGACCGGTCAGCACCGGGCGAAGCCAGTGTTGGCGCGCATTTGCGGGATTTATCTTTTGGTGCCGACGCGGTAGGATGCGTACCAGCAGGCTACAGCCTGGCGGTGTAA
- a CDS encoding putative bifunctional diguanylate cyclase/phosphodiesterase, giving the protein MAGDLGNERDNHGHNANDLADELANFGSPRRRWRVTARLDELFRTVSLYAVPVAIMLVSGIVLLFQDSQYAVRGATPLAFQALGDLPATLAPPMVQSALERTPNVDQYSTHLSETPVWFRVTVPPVDDAQHTVIEFPSRHAQTLACWRNPDAPAIGRADRSDVSGAFRVSKAGFAIDLGPLTAPVTLLCEGTFSGPAHLSLVAWPASELRISEKEFHRSNGLLEGGLLTLSAFVLVTAIINKEWLYVLFAAWLIGNLRLAANSLGADTQWLERAIPTEWDALVRKATFAIYYVLTYSLFTQLFKRELRRVGMKWLVMILQWAGVVLCCAAIALPYAHFIPVLWAVAALGIVIVLFLLVRILVATRSRVAIWYSASLAIVLFATFSEVIAAAFNARALSTALNSVTAALFSSLMAALAIAEQMRAEHQGKLEAQAELRNAYDVTPVGLFTLNDQGTFVRGNAALHTMLGIPGTEGRTYRWDQFFGQNTWRMLLDVAQHSDESELEILSLPRDDGRTSRYLVKAIFADGRIEGSLQDITERARTMEQLRYLAENDPLTGVSNRRGIEKSLGEAIRTLSDARPAALAYLDLDRFKLVNDLFGHASGDEVLRQACDRMRSRLSADQSVGRTGGDEFIVVFRDATIKEAAAVARRLVDAIAGEPYQIGERAFQVRASAGVIELTTDMRVPDAISSADRACREAKKSRRELVVYERGAAAFRERLAELRLIDALDAGLTPNTLFLEMQPIMEMAAPSGSLNFEVLLRMRDGEGNIVPASRIISAAEENGTIGMIDKWVLTNTLTWIDSHREQLSKTQFVCVNLSGASLNDEHFIRDIFATLAAHERAVGLLCIEITETVALHDLDNTRRFVDRIHQMGGRIALDDFGAGFSSFSYLKDLAVDAIKIDGAFVKSMAAHPANLAIVEAIVALAKNLGIRSVAEWVEDAATLEALSELGVDYVQGFLIARPQTPEAILAAESAASFVRDPQLAALLVELGQAYYPSERGSTALH; this is encoded by the coding sequence ATGGCGGGGGATCTCGGCAACGAGCGTGACAATCACGGCCACAATGCGAACGATCTTGCCGACGAGCTGGCCAATTTTGGCAGCCCGCGGCGGCGTTGGCGCGTGACGGCGCGTCTCGACGAACTGTTTCGCACCGTTTCCCTGTATGCCGTGCCCGTCGCGATCATGCTGGTCTCGGGCATCGTGTTGCTGTTTCAGGACAGTCAATATGCTGTGCGCGGCGCGACGCCGCTCGCTTTTCAGGCACTGGGCGATCTGCCCGCGACGTTGGCGCCACCGATGGTGCAGAGCGCACTTGAGCGCACACCGAACGTCGATCAATACAGCACGCATCTGTCGGAGACGCCGGTATGGTTTCGCGTCACCGTGCCACCGGTAGACGACGCGCAACACACTGTTATCGAATTCCCTTCGCGCCACGCGCAGACGCTGGCCTGTTGGCGCAATCCGGACGCCCCGGCCATCGGCCGCGCCGATCGCAGCGATGTGAGCGGCGCATTTCGTGTGTCGAAGGCCGGTTTCGCCATCGATCTGGGGCCACTGACCGCGCCGGTCACGCTGCTTTGCGAAGGCACCTTCTCCGGTCCGGCCCATCTGTCGCTCGTCGCGTGGCCAGCCAGTGAACTTCGTATCTCCGAGAAGGAATTTCATCGCAGTAACGGGCTGCTCGAAGGCGGCTTGCTTACGCTCTCGGCGTTCGTGCTCGTCACGGCCATCATCAACAAGGAATGGCTGTACGTCCTGTTTGCGGCGTGGCTGATCGGCAACTTGCGTCTTGCCGCGAACTCGCTCGGGGCCGACACCCAATGGCTGGAGCGCGCCATCCCCACCGAGTGGGACGCGCTGGTGCGCAAGGCGACGTTCGCCATCTATTACGTCCTCACGTATTCGCTCTTCACGCAACTCTTCAAGCGAGAGTTGCGCCGCGTCGGCATGAAGTGGCTCGTGATGATTCTCCAGTGGGCGGGCGTTGTGCTTTGCTGCGCGGCCATCGCGCTGCCGTATGCGCACTTCATCCCGGTGCTGTGGGCAGTGGCGGCGCTCGGTATCGTGATCGTGCTGTTCCTGCTGGTGCGCATTCTCGTGGCCACGCGCTCGCGAGTCGCGATCTGGTACAGCGCGTCGCTGGCCATCGTGCTCTTTGCAACTTTCTCCGAAGTGATTGCCGCTGCGTTCAACGCGCGGGCACTGTCGACCGCGCTCAACAGCGTGACGGCGGCATTGTTCTCGAGTCTGATGGCGGCGCTGGCGATCGCGGAGCAGATGCGCGCCGAGCATCAGGGCAAGCTGGAAGCGCAGGCGGAACTGCGCAATGCGTACGACGTGACGCCGGTCGGTCTCTTCACGCTGAACGATCAGGGCACGTTCGTGCGGGGCAATGCCGCGCTGCATACGATGCTTGGTATTCCGGGCACCGAGGGCCGCACTTACCGCTGGGATCAGTTCTTCGGACAAAACACCTGGCGCATGCTGCTCGACGTTGCGCAGCACAGCGACGAGTCGGAGCTGGAAATCCTGTCGTTGCCGCGCGATGACGGCCGCACGAGTCGATATCTGGTCAAGGCGATCTTCGCTGATGGCCGTATCGAGGGCTCGTTGCAGGACATCACCGAGCGCGCGCGGACGATGGAGCAGTTGCGGTATCTGGCCGAGAACGACCCGCTCACCGGAGTCTCGAACCGGCGCGGCATCGAGAAGTCGCTGGGCGAGGCGATTCGCACGCTCTCCGACGCTCGCCCTGCGGCGCTGGCCTATCTCGATCTGGACCGCTTCAAGCTGGTCAACGATTTGTTCGGCCATGCGTCAGGCGACGAAGTCTTGCGTCAGGCATGTGACCGCATGCGCTCGCGCCTGTCGGCCGACCAGAGTGTCGGGCGTACCGGCGGCGACGAATTCATTGTGGTGTTTCGCGATGCCACCATCAAGGAAGCGGCTGCCGTGGCGCGCCGGTTGGTCGACGCGATCGCCGGCGAGCCGTACCAGATTGGCGAGCGGGCGTTTCAGGTGCGTGCGTCGGCAGGGGTGATCGAGCTGACCACCGACATGCGCGTGCCCGACGCGATCTCGTCGGCAGATCGCGCTTGCCGCGAAGCCAAGAAGAGCCGGCGTGAACTGGTCGTCTACGAGCGAGGCGCAGCGGCGTTTCGCGAACGGTTGGCCGAATTGCGGCTCATCGACGCCCTGGATGCGGGCCTCACGCCCAACACGCTCTTCCTGGAAATGCAGCCGATCATGGAGATGGCCGCGCCCAGCGGCTCGCTCAACTTCGAGGTGCTGCTGCGCATGCGTGACGGCGAGGGCAATATCGTGCCCGCGTCGCGCATCATCAGTGCGGCAGAAGAGAACGGCACGATCGGCATGATCGACAAATGGGTGCTCACGAACACGCTCACGTGGATCGACTCACACCGTGAGCAGTTGTCGAAGACGCAGTTCGTGTGCGTGAACCTTTCTGGTGCATCGCTCAACGACGAGCATTTCATTCGCGACATTTTTGCGACGCTTGCGGCGCATGAGCGCGCGGTCGGTCTGTTGTGCATCGAGATTACCGAAACTGTGGCGCTCCACGATCTGGACAATACGCGTCGCTTTGTCGACCGCATCCACCAGATGGGCGGGCGCATCGCGCTCGACGACTTTGGTGCGGGCTTCAGTTCTTTCTCGTATCTCAAGGATCTGGCCGTCGATGCGATCAAGATCGACGGTGCCTTCGTCAAGAGCATGGCGGCTCACCCGGCCAATCTGGCCATCGTCGAGGCGATCGTGGCGCTGGCCAAGAATCTCGGCATTCGCAGCGTGGCCGAGTGGGTGGAAGATGCCGCCACGCTCGAAGCGCTCTCCGAGCTGGGCGTCGACTACGTGCAGGGCTTCCTGATTGCACGTCCGCAGACGCCTGAGGCGATACTTGCCGCCGAATCGGCCGCGAGTTTCGTGCGCGACCCGCAACTGGCCGCCTTGCTCGTCGAGCTGGGGCAGGCCTACTACCCGAGCGAGCGTGGCAGCACAGCGCTGCACTAG